In Halomonas denitrificans, one DNA window encodes the following:
- a CDS encoding serine/threonine-protein kinase gives MNNRLDDAGEAQALALLEEALDQPADRRTEFVIARTDVPAPVRERVLDLLAREPATTSFLEPGSVPSASSAPRLTDRSGERVGAFELTEMIGVGGMSVVYRARRADGAFEQDVAVKLFAAAHLDDTAMQRFDAERRIAATLEHPGIARVIDGGTTADGTPYLAMELVRGEPIDRWCESHSADLRTRLRLIRSTCDALAHAHEAGIVHRDLKTSNILVDDHGQARLIDFGIAKVLDRGSIDLDQPETRYEARLMTPAYASPEQLLGKRVTRASDVYSLAVVLYELLTGARPHRLAGLSATEAERKVCETVPPDPSAAIGRDGGTPPRGLGGIKGLRRHLRGDLDRIVMTGLRQDPADRYADALELGEDLDRYLRGEPVRARGASRRYRAWHFVKRYRGAVAATAIVFAVLLGGLLAVRHQAEEAQRQRDLARQQAERAEAAKVFLVEMIQRADPFENADEPTLAGALKMAIPDIAERFAGQPELEADLRHAIGYALQNLGEIGPARFQLEQALETRIETGNRVGQAETLDGLAIVDWWESDFERAERRFAEARDLLARTEARTPISRRIEIGLLANWAAMRIDSGDYEGSEALALEALALADEPPAIDAADESAIDLETRASIWSSLATAREGQQRYQEALDAFERTVELQRQATGEMHPSYAIVLNNQALLFFALDRLGDAVEAMTESVRIRRATLGSDHPQTATALFNLARLQTLAGNLVEAEGLAREALEVARNGYDAGHPRIGKAHEALGIVLRAQGRHEAALREITTAIEIYRSAQGVDPAWLDAAQQLGDELVIELRAAD, from the coding sequence ATGAACAACCGGCTCGACGACGCGGGGGAAGCGCAGGCGCTCGCGCTGCTCGAAGAAGCGCTGGACCAACCGGCGGACCGGCGGACCGAGTTCGTGATCGCGCGGACCGACGTGCCGGCTCCGGTCCGTGAACGGGTGCTGGACCTGTTGGCCAGAGAGCCGGCCACCACGTCGTTCCTGGAGCCGGGCTCCGTGCCGTCGGCAAGCTCCGCGCCGCGGCTCACCGACCGCAGCGGTGAGCGCGTGGGCGCGTTCGAGCTGACCGAAATGATCGGCGTCGGCGGCATGAGCGTGGTCTATCGGGCGCGACGTGCCGACGGCGCGTTCGAACAGGACGTGGCGGTGAAACTGTTCGCGGCTGCGCATCTCGACGACACGGCAATGCAGCGCTTCGACGCCGAACGGCGAATCGCCGCGACCCTGGAACATCCGGGGATCGCGCGGGTCATCGACGGAGGCACGACGGCCGACGGCACGCCGTACCTGGCCATGGAACTGGTCCGGGGCGAACCGATCGATCGATGGTGCGAATCGCATTCCGCCGATCTCCGGACCCGGCTCCGGTTGATCCGGTCGACCTGCGACGCGCTGGCGCACGCCCACGAAGCGGGCATCGTCCACCGCGACCTCAAGACCTCCAACATCCTGGTCGACGACCACGGGCAGGCCCGGCTGATCGACTTCGGTATCGCCAAGGTGCTGGATCGGGGTTCGATCGATCTCGATCAGCCCGAGACGCGGTACGAGGCGCGACTGATGACCCCTGCCTATGCGAGCCCCGAGCAGCTGCTCGGCAAGCGGGTCACGCGGGCCAGCGACGTCTATTCCCTGGCGGTCGTGCTGTACGAGCTGTTGACCGGGGCCCGGCCCCACCGCCTGGCCGGTCTGTCGGCGACCGAAGCCGAACGCAAGGTCTGCGAAACGGTTCCACCGGATCCCAGTGCGGCCATCGGGCGCGACGGCGGAACGCCGCCGCGCGGCCTCGGGGGCATCAAGGGACTCCGCCGTCACCTGCGCGGCGACCTGGACCGGATCGTGATGACCGGCCTGCGCCAGGACCCCGCCGACCGCTACGCCGACGCGCTCGAACTGGGCGAAGACCTCGACCGCTATCTGCGTGGCGAGCCGGTGCGGGCGCGCGGGGCGTCGCGGCGCTATCGAGCCTGGCACTTCGTCAAGCGCTACCGGGGTGCCGTGGCCGCGACGGCGATCGTGTTCGCGGTGCTGCTTGGCGGCCTGCTCGCGGTTCGGCACCAGGCCGAGGAAGCGCAACGCCAGCGGGACCTCGCCCGTCAGCAGGCAGAGCGTGCCGAGGCGGCCAAGGTGTTCCTGGTCGAGATGATTCAACGTGCGGATCCCTTCGAGAATGCCGATGAGCCGACGCTTGCCGGTGCGCTGAAGATGGCGATTCCGGACATCGCGGAACGTTTCGCCGGGCAGCCGGAACTGGAAGCCGATCTCCGTCATGCCATCGGCTATGCACTGCAGAACCTCGGCGAGATCGGGCCGGCCCGCTTCCAGCTCGAGCAGGCGCTGGAAACGCGGATCGAGACGGGGAATCGAGTCGGCCAGGCCGAAACGCTCGATGGCCTCGCCATCGTGGACTGGTGGGAAAGTGATTTCGAACGCGCAGAACGACGCTTCGCCGAGGCGCGCGACCTGCTCGCGCGAACGGAGGCACGGACCCCGATCTCCCGGAGGATCGAGATCGGACTGCTGGCCAACTGGGCCGCGATGCGGATCGATTCCGGTGATTACGAGGGAAGCGAGGCGCTCGCGCTCGAAGCTCTGGCGCTGGCCGACGAGCCCCCGGCGATCGACGCGGCGGACGAGTCGGCGATCGATCTCGAGACCCGGGCCTCGATCTGGTCGTCGCTGGCCACCGCGCGAGAAGGCCAGCAACGCTATCAGGAAGCGCTGGATGCGTTCGAGCGCACGGTCGAATTGCAGCGGCAGGCGACCGGGGAGATGCATCCGAGCTACGCCATCGTGCTGAACAACCAGGCCTTGCTGTTCTTCGCACTCGATCGCCTCGGAGATGCGGTCGAGGCGATGACCGAGTCGGTGCGAATCCGTCGCGCAACGCTCGGCAGCGACCATCCGCAGACGGCCACCGCGCTGTTCAACCTCGCCCGGCTGCAGACCCTGGCGGGAAACCTCGTCGAAGCGGAAGGACTGGCGCGGGAAGCGTTGGAGGTCGCGCGGAACGGCTACGATGCCGGGCATCCGCGAATCGGCAAGGCGCATGAAGCGCTGGGGATCGTCCTGCGAGCCCAGGGTCGCCATGAAGCGGCGCTGCGCGAGATCACGACCGCCATCGAGATCTATCGAAGCGCGCAAGGGGTCGACCCGGCATGGCTGGACGCGGCCCAGCAGCTGGGTGACGAACTGGTGATCGAGTTGCGGGCTGCAGACTAG
- a CDS encoding sigma-70 family RNA polymerase sigma factor, whose product MTKGSSHELTLILRQWADGEPGAEAALLEEVYGTLRGMARSRLSKERAGHTLQPTALVHEAYLKIAQGSSVEWRNRVHFLAVAARVMRQVLVDAGRKRSADKRTPDPPLTTTLHGEEAERVDVLDLERALERLERLNPNQAKVVELRCFGGLTVPEVAEVLDVSVATVNRAWRAARTWLRDELEPGGGR is encoded by the coding sequence ATGACCAAGGGGTCCAGCCACGAACTCACTCTGATCCTCCGCCAGTGGGCGGACGGCGAGCCCGGCGCTGAAGCCGCGCTGCTCGAGGAGGTCTATGGAACGCTGCGTGGGATGGCGCGTTCGCGGCTGTCCAAGGAACGCGCCGGCCATACGTTGCAGCCCACGGCGCTCGTCCACGAGGCCTACCTCAAGATCGCGCAGGGCTCCAGCGTCGAGTGGCGCAATCGGGTCCATTTCCTGGCGGTGGCCGCCCGGGTCATGCGCCAGGTGCTGGTCGATGCCGGCCGCAAGCGAAGCGCCGACAAGCGAACCCCGGATCCACCGCTGACCACGACCCTGCACGGCGAGGAGGCCGAGCGGGTCGATGTGCTCGACCTCGAGCGTGCTCTGGAGCGTCTCGAGCGGCTGAATCCGAATCAGGCGAAGGTCGTCGAGCTGCGCTGTTTCGGGGGCCTCACGGTCCCGGAGGTTGCCGAGGTTCTCGACGTTTCCGTCGCGACCGTGAACCGGGCCTGGCGGGCGGCGCGTACATGGCTTCGGGACGAGCTGGAGCCGGGGGGCGGCCGATGA
- a CDS encoding serine hydrolase yields MTRSIATVISNGMRRPMAALFLLGLLTGPAWGQFPVPADVMYRAGFEGDSIAPAFPVVGGDYVLPPEPIGDRLQWLIDELAVGETTTLAEVQARFSPAFDPASIRDFINDVLRVEFPNGRIIDLISLTPVRATVVIDGDSGPATSGFLQFGVEYAGSNLITLLQVSNFGGTVQFPADQTLTLAQAADKFMTFHPENGLFVGYVDLAGRCQPIEVRDPDVARGLGSIFKTWVLGAVAADIADGIVDRSDPIPLVADERAAGGTINSEPLGTVFDVQDMGTLMMGISDNTATDHLHELTGRIRAGEIVQQYGIADPDELLPFLNISEQFHVFTRFDLPTAESYVDGTEAFQDNFLSTMIEPEGPSFPVSFPFFHESLLTSGTWRATASDICRTLAGLRSTPEDFGAFEFVDRAMGSQAAQPNIRAAWDRTWYKGGSLTSGVSGNHVLTHAWLLENEGDFPPFVIVALANNPAGGIDPFEIQSVTNRMAELLAGFQPWD; encoded by the coding sequence ATGACCCGATCGATCGCCACCGTGATTTCCAACGGAATGCGTCGCCCCATGGCCGCGCTGTTCCTGCTCGGCTTGCTGACCGGACCGGCCTGGGGACAGTTTCCCGTCCCCGCCGACGTGATGTACCGGGCCGGTTTCGAGGGCGATTCGATCGCCCCGGCCTTCCCGGTCGTGGGCGGCGACTACGTTCTTCCGCCGGAACCGATCGGCGACCGGCTCCAGTGGTTGATCGACGAGCTCGCGGTCGGTGAAACGACGACCCTGGCCGAGGTGCAGGCGAGATTCTCCCCCGCCTTCGATCCCGCCTCGATCCGCGATTTCATCAACGACGTGCTCCGGGTCGAGTTCCCGAACGGCCGGATCATCGACCTGATTTCCCTGACTCCCGTCCGGGCTACCGTTGTGATCGACGGCGACAGCGGCCCGGCCACATCGGGATTCCTGCAGTTCGGCGTCGAGTACGCGGGCTCGAACCTGATCACGCTGCTCCAGGTCAGCAACTTCGGCGGCACCGTGCAGTTCCCCGCCGACCAGACCCTGACCCTCGCGCAGGCGGCCGACAAGTTCATGACCTTCCATCCCGAGAACGGGTTGTTCGTCGGCTACGTCGACCTGGCCGGCCGCTGCCAGCCGATCGAAGTCCGCGATCCGGACGTCGCGCGCGGCCTGGGCTCGATCTTCAAGACCTGGGTCCTCGGCGCCGTGGCCGCCGACATCGCCGATGGCATCGTCGATCGATCCGATCCGATCCCGCTGGTGGCCGACGAACGGGCCGCGGGCGGCACGATCAACAGCGAGCCGCTCGGCACCGTATTCGACGTCCAGGACATGGGCACGTTGATGATGGGCATCAGCGACAACACGGCGACCGATCACCTGCACGAGCTGACCGGCCGGATCCGGGCCGGCGAGATCGTCCAGCAGTACGGAATCGCCGATCCCGACGAACTGCTTCCCTTCCTGAACATCAGCGAGCAGTTCCACGTGTTCACGCGCTTCGACCTGCCGACGGCGGAATCCTACGTCGACGGCACGGAGGCCTTCCAGGACAATTTCCTGAGCACGATGATCGAGCCCGAGGGACCGTCGTTCCCGGTCTCGTTCCCGTTCTTCCACGAGTCCTTGCTCACGTCCGGAACCTGGCGGGCGACGGCGTCGGACATCTGCCGAACCCTGGCCGGACTCCGATCGACGCCCGAGGACTTCGGCGCCTTCGAATTCGTCGACCGGGCGATGGGCTCGCAGGCGGCGCAACCGAATATCCGGGCCGCCTGGGATCGCACCTGGTACAAGGGCGGCAGCCTGACGTCGGGGGTTTCCGGAAATCACGTGCTGACGCACGCGTGGCTGCTGGAGAACGAGGGGGACTTTCCGCCCTTCGTGATCGTCGCCCTGGCCAACAACCCGGCCGGCGGCATCGATCCGTTCGAGATCCAGTCGGTGACCAACCGGATGGCGGAACTGCTGGCCGGGTTCCAGCCCTGGGACTGA
- a CDS encoding FAD-binding oxidoreductase — MPTGWPRFHSPTWYEDRIAARRFPRIESDRSVRVAVIGAGLAGLSTAFSLLERGHRDVVVLEAGQPGEGASGRNGGFVFGGFSLGPEPLVRRVGLDRARVMQRWTHEAVDRVRGRCAALGVSLDGEGVLLADWFRNRKGLDALRDAIHRATGLELLALDRAQRSAWVCSDRYGGGLLEPGAFHFNPLAYVRALADELDASGLSVHGDSAVERIERAGGGWRLRTRDATVRADRVVVSTGGYDRRLVPRLVRSIHPIGTYVAVTEPLPGRLEALIPGTAAVYDTRFAFDYYRRIGDRLLWGGRISIADRDPDAIEALMRRDVARVFPSLADVRFTHSWGGWMSYARHQMPILGELEPGLWAASAFGGHGMAPTTMAGEVIAEALDGEGDRLEAFRSWGPSWAGGPLGRWTAQASYWAYQARDAIRAWRSSG, encoded by the coding sequence ATGCCCACGGGATGGCCCCGATTCCATTCCCCCACCTGGTACGAGGACCGCATCGCGGCGCGTCGGTTCCCTCGCATCGAATCGGACCGCTCCGTCCGGGTCGCGGTGATCGGCGCCGGTCTGGCGGGTCTCAGCACTGCCTTCAGTCTGCTCGAGCGCGGTCATCGCGATGTCGTCGTGCTCGAAGCCGGACAGCCCGGTGAAGGTGCCTCGGGGCGAAACGGGGGCTTCGTCTTCGGCGGCTTCTCGCTGGGCCCAGAGCCGCTGGTGCGCCGGGTCGGACTCGACCGTGCCCGGGTCATGCAGCGATGGACCCACGAGGCCGTCGACCGGGTTCGCGGCCGCTGCGCCGCCCTTGGCGTCTCGCTCGACGGGGAGGGCGTTCTGCTGGCCGACTGGTTTCGCAACCGCAAGGGGCTGGACGCGCTTCGAGACGCGATCCATCGGGCGACCGGCCTCGAGCTCCTCGCGCTCGATCGAGCGCAGCGATCGGCCTGGGTGTGCTCCGATCGCTACGGCGGCGGACTGCTCGAGCCGGGAGCCTTCCACTTCAATCCGCTGGCCTATGTGCGGGCGCTTGCCGACGAACTCGACGCATCCGGGCTTTCCGTCCACGGTGATTCGGCCGTCGAGCGCATCGAGCGGGCCGGTGGCGGATGGCGGCTTCGGACCCGTGACGCGACGGTGCGCGCGGACCGGGTGGTCGTGTCGACCGGCGGATACGATCGTCGACTGGTGCCACGGCTGGTGCGCAGCATCCATCCGATCGGGACCTACGTGGCCGTGACCGAGCCTCTGCCCGGCCGACTCGAGGCGCTGATCCCGGGAACCGCCGCCGTCTACGACACGCGTTTCGCCTTCGACTATTACCGGCGAATCGGCGACCGCCTCCTGTGGGGCGGGCGGATCTCGATCGCTGATCGCGATCCGGATGCGATCGAAGCCCTGATGCGGCGTGACGTCGCACGGGTCTTCCCGTCCCTGGCGGACGTTCGCTTCACCCATTCCTGGGGTGGCTGGATGAGTTACGCGCGCCACCAGATGCCGATTCTCGGCGAGCTGGAGCCCGGCCTCTGGGCCGCCAGTGCTTTCGGCGGACACGGCATGGCGCCGACCACGATGGCCGGCGAAGTGATCGCCGAAGCCCTGGACGGCGAGGGGGACCGACTCGAAGCGTTTCGCTCCTGGGGGCCGAGTTGGGCCGGAGGGCCGCTGGGGCGGTGGACGGCCCAGGCGTCGTACTGGGCGTATCAGGCGCGCGACGCGATTCGGGCCTGGCGCAGTAGCGGCTGA
- the phhA gene encoding phenylalanine 4-monooxygenase, protein MARSSVGADRLARQNTRPNEPRTHRSQREPPRASHESGRPSATRAASKRRRNMGKSSKYEAKVPDENGIIHYTDEEHAIWGELYARQIEIIQDRVCDQFFNGLKTLDLPADRIPQPRDVSDVLRERTGWEVAPVPALINFDRFFKLLSEKKFPAASFIRTREEMEYLQEPDIFHEIFGHTAMLTDEAFANFTHAYGRAGVQASKEERVFLARLYWFTVEFGLLRTDAGTRIYGGGIASSPGETVYSLESDEPIRRPFDPIDALRTPYRIDIFQTVYYVLDSMDDLFELAEMDLLKLIRKARALGQFAPTFPPKQKDAA, encoded by the coding sequence ATGGCAAGATCCTCGGTCGGGGCTGATAGACTTGCCCGCCAGAATACGCGACCGAACGAGCCCCGGACCCACCGATCGCAGCGGGAACCCCCGCGCGCATCGCACGAATCGGGGCGGCCGTCGGCGACGCGGGCAGCCTCGAAACGGAGACGCAACATGGGCAAATCAAGCAAGTACGAAGCGAAGGTCCCGGACGAGAACGGGATCATCCACTACACGGACGAGGAGCACGCGATCTGGGGCGAGCTCTACGCCCGGCAGATCGAGATCATCCAGGACCGGGTCTGCGACCAGTTCTTCAACGGCCTGAAGACCCTCGATCTTCCTGCGGACCGGATTCCCCAGCCCCGGGACGTGTCCGATGTGCTGCGCGAGCGGACCGGCTGGGAAGTCGCGCCGGTCCCCGCCCTGATCAACTTCGATCGCTTCTTCAAGCTGCTGTCCGAGAAGAAGTTCCCGGCCGCGTCGTTCATCCGTACGCGCGAGGAGATGGAGTACCTGCAGGAGCCGGACATCTTCCACGAGATCTTCGGCCATACGGCCATGCTGACCGACGAGGCCTTCGCCAATTTCACGCACGCCTACGGCAGGGCCGGCGTGCAGGCCAGCAAGGAGGAGCGCGTTTTCCTCGCACGCCTCTACTGGTTCACGGTGGAATTCGGGCTGCTGCGAACCGACGCCGGCACCCGCATCTACGGCGGCGGGATCGCCTCTTCGCCCGGGGAAACGGTCTATTCGCTCGAAAGCGACGAGCCGATCCGCCGACCCTTCGATCCGATCGACGCGTTGCGCACACCGTACCGGATCGACATCTTCCAGACCGTCTACTACGTGCTCGACTCGATGGACGATCTGTTCGAACTGGCCGAGATGGACCTGCTCAAGCTCATTCGCAAGGCCCGCGCGCTTGGCCAGTTCGCCCCGACTTTCCCGCCCAAACAGAAGGACGCTGCCTGA
- a CDS encoding 4a-hydroxytetrahydrobiopterin dehydratase: MSDELQEKKCTPCEGGTQPLDKERIDKLLPQVPGWQVDDDGKRIVRRFEFKGFYKTMAFINAMAWVANREAHHPDFEAGYNFCRVTFQTHAIDGLSENDFICAAKLNALLDD, from the coding sequence ATGAGTGACGAACTCCAGGAAAAGAAATGCACGCCGTGCGAAGGCGGCACCCAGCCGCTCGACAAGGAACGGATCGACAAGCTGCTGCCACAGGTTCCGGGATGGCAGGTCGACGACGACGGCAAGCGGATCGTTCGGCGTTTCGAGTTCAAGGGTTTCTACAAGACCATGGCGTTCATCAACGCGATGGCGTGGGTGGCAAACCGCGAAGCGCATCACCCGGACTTCGAAGCAGGCTACAACTTCTGTCGTGTGACCTTCCAGACCCACGCCATCGACGGCCTGAGCGAGAACGACTTCATCTGCGCGGCCAAGCTCAACGCCTTGCTGGATGACTGA
- a CDS encoding AAA family ATPase: MTDPAARIDPAAADGSAAERLQRAVDAVNGVVLGKPEAVHLAFSALLAGGHLLIEDLPGVGKTTLAQAMAIVTGGSWQRIQFTSDLLPADILGVSIWRRADETFEFRPGPVFANVVLADEINRATPRTQSALLEAMAERQVSVDGSTHPLPRPFFVIATQNPLDLVGTYPLPDSQLDRFLLRIGLGYPDRAEERRLLREPDRRDLLEALPTCLDDSDVRCLMDRARDVHLSEPVVDYLQALIQATREHPSLRAGLSPRATLALAATARAHALLDGRDHVLPDDVKRVFPALATHRVQVRAESEAPADVIARILERTPIS, from the coding sequence ATGACTGATCCGGCCGCTCGCATCGACCCGGCGGCCGCCGATGGCTCGGCGGCCGAGCGCCTGCAGCGTGCGGTCGATGCGGTGAACGGCGTTGTTCTCGGCAAGCCCGAGGCCGTCCACCTGGCCTTCTCGGCACTTCTCGCCGGCGGTCACCTGCTGATCGAAGACCTGCCCGGGGTGGGCAAGACCACGCTGGCCCAGGCCATGGCGATCGTGACCGGCGGATCGTGGCAGCGCATCCAGTTCACCAGCGACCTGCTGCCGGCCGACATCCTCGGCGTCTCGATCTGGCGCCGTGCCGACGAGACCTTCGAGTTCCGACCCGGTCCGGTCTTCGCCAACGTCGTTCTCGCCGACGAGATCAACCGGGCGACGCCGCGCACCCAGAGCGCGCTGCTCGAGGCGATGGCCGAGCGCCAGGTCAGTGTCGACGGCAGCACGCACCCGCTGCCGCGACCCTTCTTCGTGATCGCGACCCAGAACCCACTGGACCTGGTCGGCACCTATCCGCTGCCGGATTCCCAGCTCGATCGGTTCCTCCTCCGGATCGGCCTCGGCTACCCGGATCGTGCCGAAGAGCGACGCTTGCTGAGAGAACCCGACCGGCGCGACCTGCTCGAGGCCCTTCCCACCTGCCTCGACGACAGCGACGTGAGGTGCTTGATGGACCGCGCCCGCGACGTCCACCTGTCGGAACCGGTGGTCGACTACCTGCAGGCCCTGATCCAGGCCACCCGCGAACACCCATCGCTGCGCGCCGGCCTGTCGCCGCGCGCGACGCTTGCGCTGGCCGCCACGGCCCGCGCCCACGCGCTCCTCGACGGCCGCGATCACGTCCTCCCCGATGACGTCAAGCGCGTCTTTCCGGCGCTGGCGACGCACCGCGTTCAGGTCCGCGCCGAGTCCGAGGCACCGGCCGATGTCATCGCACGCATCCTCGAGCGTACGCCGATTTCCTGA
- a CDS encoding DUF58 domain-containing protein, with product MSSHASSSVRRFPEAVRQRFARWLDGALRRRGPIDPPLTLRYRQVFILPTAFGWMIALLLHGMLLGSLNFNNSMGLLTTFLLACLGLLSMHLAFRNLEGIRVEAVHVRPVFAGQAVDVHIELAEAAGRPRLGIVCRRPGSADGEGVDLEANATAVARLALATERRGRLPVGRLRIRTRQPLGLFEAWSWVDSRATVRVWPRPADRPPPPPWTAASRPSSRPGDESDEFHGLRPWREGDPVHRIAWKASQRHDQLLARQFTRPERGRIVFRLDQVPATDLEDRLSILCRWILDAERDGLRYGLELGAWQTAPDHGEPHLRRCLDALADHP from the coding sequence ATGTCATCGCACGCATCCTCGAGCGTACGCCGATTTCCTGAAGCTGTCCGGCAGCGCTTCGCGCGCTGGCTGGATGGCGCCCTGCGCCGCCGCGGGCCGATCGATCCGCCGCTGACCCTGCGTTATCGCCAGGTCTTCATCCTGCCGACCGCCTTCGGCTGGATGATCGCCCTGCTCCTGCACGGCATGCTGCTCGGTAGCCTCAACTTCAACAACAGCATGGGCCTGCTGACGACCTTCCTCCTGGCCTGCCTCGGCCTGTTGTCCATGCACCTGGCGTTCCGCAACCTCGAGGGCATTCGGGTCGAAGCGGTTCATGTCCGGCCGGTCTTTGCAGGCCAGGCGGTGGACGTGCACATCGAGCTCGCCGAAGCGGCCGGCCGACCGAGGCTCGGTATCGTCTGCCGCCGGCCCGGCAGCGCAGACGGCGAGGGCGTCGACCTCGAGGCGAACGCTACGGCGGTGGCCCGACTGGCGCTCGCGACCGAACGGCGCGGTCGTCTGCCCGTGGGTCGGCTGCGGATCCGGACCCGGCAGCCGCTCGGCCTGTTCGAGGCCTGGTCCTGGGTCGACAGCCGGGCGACGGTCCGGGTCTGGCCCCGGCCGGCCGACCGCCCTCCTCCGCCCCCGTGGACCGCCGCGTCACGTCCTTCGTCGCGCCCCGGCGACGAAAGCGACGAGTTTCACGGGCTACGCCCCTGGCGCGAGGGCGATCCCGTCCACCGCATCGCATGGAAAGCCAGTCAACGCCATGACCAGCTGCTGGCGCGGCAGTTCACGCGACCGGAGCGCGGCCGGATCGTCTTCCGCCTCGACCAGGTCCCGGCGACCGACCTCGAGGACCGGCTGTCGATCCTCTGCCGATGGATCCTCGACGCCGAGCGCGACGGCCTTCGCTACGGCCTCGAACTCGGCGCCTGGCAAACCGCGCCGGACCATGGCGAGCCCCATCTCCGTCGATGTCTCGACGCGCTGGCCGACCATCCATGA